A segment of the Echinicola strongylocentroti genome:
ACAGGGCATGCGCCATGGCCATTCCAAGATTGGCAAACAATGCCAAGGCAACTAATACACTAAATTTCGTTTTCATCGTTTTGATTGTCTTAATTAGTTATTTAATAAATCATCAATCTGAAGCTGCATCTGAGCTTCTCCCAAACAGCTTTTGAGTCTATAAAACTCCTCCTCCATCAGGGTAAACTGGATATCCATGTGGTATGTCTCAATGACGACCCTGTCCACTCCATCATAAAATGGACTGTGGTCTCCCTCAAAAGACAAGTCATCAATGTATCTACAAAAACCACTAAAGTCCACTTTGCTAAAACTCAGCATGCACTGACAGTACATCATGCCTATCCGGCCGCAATGTTCGCACCTGGTCAGGATAAAATCATCTTTCATCATGATGACCTCCGGATTACAATAGTTCATGCCATTTTCAGTTTGATAAAAATCCAATTGGTGCCTGTTATGGAGACGTTCACAAGTTACTTAGCTGTCACCCGATTGCGCAGAACATAACCACACAGGACTTAATTTCTTTTACAATATCTATATATAAACCATGGCATTTGTCTGTCCTTTCAGGCATTCGCTGCCTGAAAGGACAGGTACCATAAATCTAGAATTTAAAGCCAACACTCAAACGGGCATTCCTTGGTGCTTCTGCCTGATAGTAATAATAGGCGGCATAAGCAGATCCTGAATAGAGGTACTCGTTCAAGAGATTAAATACATTGGCGCGAATGGTCAGGTTGTCATTTTCCCATGATACCCCACCGTCTAGCTTAAAGTAATTGGGAAGAGCCAATTGATTATCACCCGGCCAGTTCCAAGTGCTTCGGTCGCCCATAAAGGTAAATCCACCAGAGATGCCAAAACCTTTTAACGTCCCATTTTGGACAGAGTAGGTTAGCCAAGCATTGGCCACATGCTTGGAAAAGCCAGGTACTAAATCACCAATTCGGTCTTCGTCTATATCCTCTGTGATCTCAGAGTCCGTATAGGCGTAATTTGCAGTAAGTATCAGTCCTTGGGTAATTTCCCCACGAGCATCAAACTCAACACCTTGCGTTCTAGTTTGTCCAAGCTGCAAGGAATATTGGCCAACATCAGTGGGATCTGATGGATCCTGTGGATCTTGAACCAACTGATTGTTCTTAAGAATTCTATACAACGAGATACCGGTACTCCATTTTCCATCGAATAGATTCCTCTTTACGCCAAACTCAATATTATTCCCAGTAATTGGCTTCACGTCGCCTCCATTTCTCAGCTGACCCGTCTGAGGTACAAATGATTGGTCAAAAAGCCCATAAGCAGAAGTATTTTCATCAAAGGAATAGCTAAGCCCTACCCGAGGGGTAACTTGGCTTTCTTCCATTTTACTTCCCGTATTGTCCTGGGTCACAAAAGTATACCTCCCAGCCAAAGTCAATCGAAGGTCATTATCAAAAAATCCAAGCTCATCTTGAATATAGACACCAGAATATGATTGGTTATAATAGGTAGTATTTAACCTTTCTTTTAAGGGTTTACTTCGATCAAAATTTGGCAATCCATTCGGGGGATTTCCATAAGATGGATTTTCCATATCGAACAGATCATCAGGGGTGTCCAATTCATGCGATTGGCTAAAGTCTGCTAAGTACTCTTTGGACCCCATATCAAGACCCGCTAGTATTTTATGATTGATAAATCCTGTTTCAATTTCCCCATTTACATAAAACTGGCCATAAACACTTTCCATGGCTGCATCCCAAATACCTGCATAACGAAGCAATTCGGAACCTTCAATCGCATTGATCCAAAGTGAACTCCCTTCCTGATTGAAGTTGAAATAAGAAATTTGACCTGTTAGCTTCCAATTGTCGTTTATCTTGTGTTGCAAGTTTGCAGTAATGTTATGGTCATCTATTTTGGTTGGCTCCAATCTAGGATCTCCCACGGTGAAGCTTTGGTCATAAATACCATAACCTTCTGTAGAAAACACATAGGCAGACCCCACATTGGACATATTCACATGCTGATAAATATATTCAAGAGTAAGCGTGGTTTTTTCATCCAGTTGGTAGCTCAATACTGGAGCTACACTATACCTGTCCGTGTAGGTATATTCTTGAAAGGAATTTTGGCTCTGCCCCATCACATTCAGACGATAAAGGAGTTTACCATCCTTGCTCAATTTACCGTCCAGGTCAAGTGTTCCTCTGTACAAGTCATAGCTCCCCATGGTTAAGTTTACTTCCCCGTGAGACACTCCAGTCGGTTTTTTGGTCACGACATTGTAAATACCACTAGGCTCGCCATTGGACATCATAAATCCGGCTGGCCCTTTTACGAACTCGATAGTCTCTACGAAACTCATATCTTCATTCAAGGGACCCCATCTAGACGTAACATTCATGCCATTTCTGAAAGCTCCAGCACGAGATCCGCGCATATTTACACGGGCATATAGATTTCCCCAGTGCTCC
Coding sequences within it:
- a CDS encoding DUF6686 family protein; amino-acid sequence: MNYCNPEVIMMKDDFILTRCEHCGRIGMMYCQCMLSFSKVDFSGFCRYIDDLSFEGDHSPFYDGVDRVVIETYHMDIQFTLMEEEFYRLKSCLGEAQMQLQIDDLLNN
- a CDS encoding TonB-dependent receptor; translation: MKQIVLVLILFGMGQLVMAQSTGTINGYVKDDSGNGLPYASVILKGTSYGAASGDDGHFEFSAPAGSYTLDISAVGHSTVHKRLTVRNGQSTALGTITLKETESELGEVTVTGERSEYKVDEPSVSLRLNEELIEVPQNIQVITSQALKDQQVIDMSDGVLRNVSGATRLEHWGNLYARVNMRGSRAGAFRNGMNVTSRWGPLNEDMSFVETIEFVKGPAGFMMSNGEPSGIYNVVTKKPTGVSHGEVNLTMGSYDLYRGTLDLDGKLSKDGKLLYRLNVMGQSQNSFQEYTYTDRYSVAPVLSYQLDEKTTLTLEYIYQHVNMSNVGSAYVFSTEGYGIYDQSFTVGDPRLEPTKIDDHNITANLQHKINDNWKLTGQISYFNFNQEGSSLWINAIEGSELLRYAGIWDAAMESVYGQFYVNGEIETGFINHKILAGLDMGSKEYLADFSQSHELDTPDDLFDMENPSYGNPPNGLPNFDRSKPLKERLNTTYYNQSYSGVYIQDELGFFDNDLRLTLAGRYTFVTQDNTGSKMEESQVTPRVGLSYSFDENTSAYGLFDQSFVPQTGQLRNGGDVKPITGNNIEFGVKRNLFDGKWSTGISLYRILKNNQLVQDPQDPSDPTDVGQYSLQLGQTRTQGVEFDARGEITQGLILTANYAYTDSEITEDIDEDRIGDLVPGFSKHVANAWLTYSVQNGTLKGFGISGGFTFMGDRSTWNWPGDNQLALPNYFKLDGGVSWENDNLTIRANVFNLLNEYLYSGSAYAAYYYYQAEAPRNARLSVGFKF